The bacterium genome includes the window TGTCGCTCCGTCAGGTCGGATTTCGACTATCCGCCAACCATCAAGATCGTCGCCCACCCCAAGGATGTTTCCATTAAGAATTACTCTTTTGTCGTTCTTCACAATCGAAACAGCCGATAGATGGAACTGGCTCGTGTTTGGATTTTCGGCATCGGCAATGATTTCTGCGAAAAATGGATCGTGTTCCCACATCGTTTTGCCGGACAATATTGCCAACGCATTGGAGAGCGAATCCGCTCTTTGCATTCCAGTGGCTCTTGCCGTCGGTTTCGCAGTTGTCGGAGTCGGTTGCGCTTCCGGGGTTGTTGTTGCATTGGCTTGTTCCGGTGCCGATTTCGGCGGTTCCGGTGCACCAAAGAAATTATACGGATCCATTATCAGGAACACGATCACAAGGATCCCAATCATGATAAGTAACCGTTTTTCGGATTTTTTCAGTTTCTGCATCCGGTTTTAACCTTTTCGGAAAT containing:
- a CDS encoding general secretion pathway protein GspB, yielding MQKLKKSEKRLLIMIGILVIVFLIMDPYNFFGAPEPPKSAPEQANATTTPEAQPTPTTAKPTARATGMQRADSLSNALAILSGKTMWEHDPFFAEIIADAENPNTSQFHLSAVSIVKNDKRVILNGNILGVGDDLDGWRIVEIRPDGATISRQGNTQRLKVSTKPPAAPATAPATGARQ